TTAGCACCCGGGGTAGGATGGCTGCATGGCAACGCTGAAGGTCACCTCGTTGGGTGACTACATCCGGGAGCAGCGCGAGTCCGCGCAGGTGTCGCTCCGGCAGCTCGCCAAGTCCGCAGGCGTCTCGAACCCCTACCTCAGCCAGATCGAGCGGGGCCTGAAGAAGCCGAGCGCCGAGATCCTGCAGCAGATCGCCAAGGGTCTGCGCATCTCCGCGGAGACGCTCTACGTCCGCGCCGGGATCCTCGACGAGGAGCACGGTGGAGGCGACGTCACGGCCGCAGTGCTCGCGGACACCGGCATCGGCGAGCGGCACAAGCGAGTGCTGCTCGACATCTACGAGTCGTTCCGGGCCGAGCACGCGGCGGCCACCGTCGCCACGTCGGCCGCCGAGAAGACGGCGGTGCGCAAGGCCGCCGGCGGCGCACCGAGGGCGGCGACCGCCAAGCGGTCGACCGCCGCCAAGAAGTCGAAGCCGGCCACCCACAAGCCGACCGCCAAGGGCGGGACGGCCACCAAGACCACGAAGACCACCCAGGCACGTCCCAGGAGGAACCCATGAGCCTGACCACCATCACCCGAAGCAAGCCGTTCTACGTCGTCGCCGGCGCCGGCGACCTGGCCGTCAAGACCGTCCGTCAGGCCCCGGCCAAGCTCAGCACCGTGCGCATCGAGCGCAAGGACGTCGAGAGGGCCGTGTCGACGCTGCAGGCCGAGACCGCGGCCCTGCCGGCCAAGGCGCAGACCGCGGCGGTCGGGGCGGCCGTCGAGGTCGCGGACCGCGCGGACGCCGTGTACGTCGAGCTGCTGACCCGCGGCCGCAAGGTCGTCGGCCGGATCCGCCGCCAGCAGGCGACGCAGGACCTGAAGAAGGACGCCGCGACCACGGTCCGCCGGACCAAGGCCGCGACGACCACCGCCAAGAAGGGCGCCGCCACGACCCGCTCGGCGGCCAAGGGCACGACCACGACGGCGCGCAAGCAGACCGCCGGCACCAAGAAGGCCACCAAGTCGGCCTCCACGTCGGCGCGCAAGACGGCCACCTCGGCGCGGAAGGCCACCAAGGCCGCCGCCGCCAAGACCGGCAGCTGACGAAAGCCACGCTGGCCGTCCCTCCGGAGACGATCCGCGGTGTCATGACCGCGTAGTCCCTCCGGAGGGACTACCGAGCGCCGCCGCACGACCGGGCCGGCCCGCGACGCGCACACCGCGACGCGGGTCGGCCCTCCCACGTCGGGCTAGGCTTGGCGCCGTGGACATCCTCGGCCCGGTGCAGAGCTTCGTCCTGCTGCTGCTGGGCATCGGAGCGCTCGCCCTGACCGGCTTCGCGGCCGTCGACGCCCTGCGCTACCGCGCGCAGCTCTACCCGGCCGTCGGGCGCCAGACGAAGGTCTTCTGGGTCGCGATCCTCGTCGTCGCGTTCCTGCTGGCGATCGTCTTCTTCTTCAGTGCGATCAGCTTCCTCAACGTCATCGGCGTGGTGGCCGCCGGCGTCTACCTCGCCGACGTGCGGCCGAAGCTCAAGGCCGTCAGCGGTGGCGGCGGCGGCACGAGCTACGGCCCGTACGGCCCCTACTGACGATGGCCGCCGAGACGCATCCAAAGGCTGGACGCACCACCCGGCTCGAGCTCGACGACCAGTCGCTGCGCGAGTGGGACGCCACCGTGCTCGACAGCTCGCCGGACGGCATCGTCCTGGACCGGTCGGCGTTCTACCCCGGCGGTGGAGGCCAGCCGCCCGACCACGGCACCTTGTTGTGGGGCGGGGTCCAGACCCGCATCGTCGGGGCCCGCCGCGGCGACGACCTCGTCCTCGTCCCCGCCGAGGGCGACCCGCTGCCACCGGCCGGCACCGCGGTCCGCGGCGCGGTCGAGGACGAGCGACGTACGGCCCTGATGCGCACCCACTCCGGGCTGCACCTGCTCTCCGGCGTGGTCTACCGCGACTTCGGCTCCCTGGTCACCGGCGGCAACATGGAGCCGCTCGAGGCGCGGATGGACTTCAACCTGCCCGAGGTGCCGGAAGGGTTCAAGGAGCGGGTCGCCGAGGCGTGCGCGGCCGAGATCGCCGCCGACCGGGCGATCGAGGTCGGGTCGCTGCCGCGCGACGAGGCCTTCGCCCGGCACCCGGACCTCATCCGGACCGCCCAGGACCTGCTGCCGCCGGACCTCGAGGTGGTGCGGATCGTCGACATCGTGGGCCTCGACACCCAGGCCGACGGCGGCACGCACGTCGCGTCGACCAGCCAGATCGGGCGCATCGAGGTCGTGAAGGTGGAGAGCAAGGGCAAGGGATTCCGCCGGTTGCGGGTGCGGCTGCTCGACGGCTGACCTACCCTCGGGGCCTCGGGCCGTTCGGGTTCAGGGGGACGTCATGGGCGCACGCACAGACGCCTGGGGACTGCCGGTCACCGGCGACGCCGACGCGGTGGCGCTCTGGGACGCCGCCGTCGACGACTACCTCGCGTTCGACGGGCCGGA
This genomic stretch from Actinomycetes bacterium harbors:
- a CDS encoding helix-turn-helix transcriptional regulator, giving the protein MATLKVTSLGDYIREQRESAQVSLRQLAKSAGVSNPYLSQIERGLKKPSAEILQQIAKGLRISAETLYVRAGILDEEHGGGDVTAAVLADTGIGERHKRVLLDIYESFRAEHAAATVATSAAEKTAVRKAAGGAPRAATAKRSTAAKKSKPATHKPTAKGGTATKTTKTTQARPRRNP
- a CDS encoding alanyl-tRNA editing protein — protein: MAAETHPKAGRTTRLELDDQSLREWDATVLDSSPDGIVLDRSAFYPGGGGQPPDHGTLLWGGVQTRIVGARRGDDLVLVPAEGDPLPPAGTAVRGAVEDERRTALMRTHSGLHLLSGVVYRDFGSLVTGGNMEPLEARMDFNLPEVPEGFKERVAEACAAEIAADRAIEVGSLPRDEAFARHPDLIRTAQDLLPPDLEVVRIVDIVGLDTQADGGTHVASTSQIGRIEVVKVESKGKGFRRLRVRLLDG
- a CDS encoding DUF2516 family protein, which produces MDILGPVQSFVLLLLGIGALALTGFAAVDALRYRAQLYPAVGRQTKVFWVAILVVAFLLAIVFFFSAISFLNVIGVVAAGVYLADVRPKLKAVSGGGGGTSYGPYGPY